AAAGCTGGTGTAGAACTGAATATGACCCAACCTGCTGTCAGTCGAGCGATCTCGTCTCTAGAAGCCGAACTGGATGTTAAGCTATTACTTCGGGATCGGCGTAACGGTCTTATGCTTACTGACATCGGCAAGCGTATCCTTGTTATTTTTCGTGAAATTCTAATGGGCTTTGATAAGGTCAATCAGGAGATTTACGCGGAGCGGGGACTTGAGAAAGGAAGCATTCGGATTGGCGCTTTTCCCGTGGCTTCTGCCTATTTTTTACCGAAGATTATTAGCTCTATCACTGCACGATATCCGAATATCACGATCAGCCTGCAAGAAGGCTCTATCGCCGAAGTCAGAGAATGGCTGGAATCCAAAGAAATTGATGTTGGCTTGTTGCTTGCTCCCTGCGAATCGTTCGAAACTATCCCATTATATAGAGAAAAGTTGTATGCCGTAATCAGAGATGACCATCTCTTACATAAACGATCTGTCATAGGTGTGAGAGAATTAGCGGGAGAGCCCATGCTGATCTGCAAAGCAGGCTATGAACCGCCGGTGGTGGATTTATTCCGCAGAAGTAGCAGCCATTTGAATGTAAAATACGTGGTGAATAACTACGCAACGGCTCTTAATATGGTTCAAGAGGGGCTGGCTGTTGGTGTCATGTCTGAGTTGTCCTTGTTATCTTTACCTCCAAATGTAGTTACCCGCGAACTACAGCCCGACGCCTTCAGAGATATACATATCGCGGTTAGTTCGCTTACCGATACTTCCATTGCTGTGAAGATGTTCGTCGAGACAGCTCTGGATCTTTTTGCTCAAGAGTAGATCATTTTATTATGAGGAGTGCTGAGTATGAACTTTACAAGACTTGGGAATAGCGGCTTACAAGTATCCACATTGGGACTAGGAACGAACGCTTTTGGCAAAAGGGCAGATCAAGAGACCTCCATTCAGATTGTACATGCTGCGCTGAATCATGGAATTAACTTTATTGATACCGCTAATATTTACGCTGGAACAGAATCCGAGCGAATCATCGGCCTGGCCTTGGAGGGTAGAAGACATGAGGCTGTTCTCGCCACTAAAGCAGGCTTAGTTAAGCATGACGGACCTAACGGAAGCGGCTCCTCAAGGCGCCATTTGATGCAGGAATTAGAAGATAGTCTTCGCCGTCTACAAACGGACTATGTCGATCTATACCAGATTCACACCTTTGATCCCTATACGCCACTTGAAGAGACGTTACGGACCTTGGACGATATGGTATCTTCGGGAAAAGTGCGCTATATCGGGGCTTCCAACTATACAGCATGGCAATTGATGAAGGCGATTGGAATCAGTGAGGCTCGGAGCTTTGCCAAGTATATTTCGATTCAGTGCAGCTATTCCTTAGCGGATCGGACGCCGGAGAATGAGCTTCTCTCCCTTTGTCTTGATCAAGGTGTAGGAATTATTCCTTATTTTCCACTGGCGGGCGGAATTCTCACAGGCAAATATACTTCAAGCGGCTCCACACCTTCAGGGTCCAGAGCAGATACCGATCCTAATTTCAAAAGATTCCTTGATCATGACCGAATCGAACTGGGGCAGAAAGTTGGGCAAATTGCTGAAGAACTGGGAACCTCTTCTACTGCGCTTTCCTTAGCTTGGCTCATGAATCGTCCTGCCGTCTCGACAGTTATTGTTGGGGCTACACGCGTGGAACAGCTGGAACAGAATCTGCAAAGCACGTCCATTCCGCTTAATGAAGAAACGGTTTGCAAGCTAGATGAGGCAAGTGCTTCCTTTCGCTTTGGCGAGCCCTTTGCCTTTTACCGGCTCCCATAAATCGGGCCTATTACAAAGAAGGAGGGGAGTATTATGACTCCACAGACAACGGCTAGCATCCAAGTGATGCTTGAAGAGCATAAGGACTTTTTTAATCGTGGCGTAACGAAAGAGGTTGCTTTTCGACTGAGTCAGCTGCAAAAACTTAAAGACAGTATTAAACGATACGAGAGTCGGATCATGGCTGCCTTACATCAAGATTTAGGAAAAAGTGAGTTCGAGGCTTATGCCACAGAAATCGGCTTCACCTTGGACAGCCTCGGTTACATGATGAAGCATCTCAAACGTTGGTCGAAACCCGTAAAGGTTAGATCACCACTCCATTTATTTCCTGCAAAGAGTTATATCTTAAGTGAACCTTACGGTACTGCACTCATTATTGGCCCATTTAATTATCCGTTTCAGTTGCTGATTGAGCCGCTGATCGGTGCCATTGCCGCCGGCAACTGCGCTGTCCTCAAGCCATCGGAGAGCACACCTGCTATAACGGCTGTGATAGAGCAGCTTATTCAGGAAACCTTCGAACCACAGTATATCCGCGTAGTTCAGGGGGAGAAAGAGACAACGAATTTACTGATCCATGCCAGGTTTGATTATATTTTCTTCACGGGTAGTGTTCCGGTCGGAAAGATCGTTATGGAAGCCGCTGCGAAAAATCTAGTACCTGTAACTTTGGAGCTCGGCGGGAAAAGTCCGGTCATTGTCGACAAATCAGCCAATCTGGATATTGCAGCGAAGCGAATCGTATGGGGCAAATTATTAAATGCCGGTCAAACCTGTATTGCGCCCGATTATTTGCTTGTACAAAAGGACATTGCTAATGAATTGATCACCAAAATCAAACATCAAATCACTGAATTCTACGGTCAAAATGCACAGCCGAATACTGACTATGGCCGGATCGTGAATGAGCGCCAGCTGCAAAGACTTTCCGACCTCATTGAGCGGGATCGGGAAAAGGTGGTACTGGGCGGAACCGTCATTTCAGAAGAACGTTATATTGAACCTACACTAATCTATCCTGCGGTTTGGACTGATGCTTCTATGGAGGATGAGATCTTCGGTCCGATCCTACCCATATTGGAGTACCATCAATTGGATGATGCGATCCGGAGTATTAACGAGCATCCAAAACCGCTTGCGCTTTATCTGTTCACAGAGGATAAACATGTTGAACAAGAGGTACTTTCCCGAGTCTCATTTGGTGGTGGCTGCATCAATGATACGATCTCTCATGTGGCGAACACTAACCTGCCATTTGGTGGAGTCGGCAATTCTGGAATTGGCAGTTATCACGGTAAACACAGCTTTGAAGTCTTTTCCCATCGCAAAAGCATCGTCAAGAGAGGTACACGAATCGACCTCGGGATTGTATACCCACCCTATGGGAATAAGGTCAAGCTGGTGCGGAAAGTATTGAAATAGACAAAACAGCAAGCCTCCCATGATCGGGAGGCTTGCTGTTTATCAGACTTTTCAGGAGCAAGACTTTTCACTACTGAAACAACTGTACCAAATTCTCTACCTGTAACTCCGAGGTAGAAGGAACCCATAGTTCAGCACTATCTCTCATAGACATATCTCCAACTCCAACAGACCTCAGACCAGCGGCTTTAACGGCAGCTATCCCCTCCTCTGTATCCTCGACACCTACGCAGCAGTCAGGTGAGATGCCCAGCATCTCAGTAACCTGCAAATAAATTTCCGGATCTGGTTTGCCCCTACGAATGTTTTTGGGATCAGCAATAGCCTGAAACAAACGCCCAATCTTCAAGTGTTCAAGAATCAACATCGCATTCTCATTGGTTGAAGCCAGCCCAACGGGGATTCGCTTTTCTTTCAAACTGGTCAGCAGACTATGGATACCCGGGAGCAAATCATCCGGTGTCATTTGTTGAATTAGCTGTTTATACTTTTCGTTCTTTTTGTTGCAGAGCATTCCCTTTACCGGTTGGGGTAAATTCAGGCCGCTTCCCTCCAGTAGAATTTCTAAACATTCCATTCGGCTATGGCCCTTCAGACGTACATGCTTCTCTCTATCAAAAGAAATCGCCAGCTCATCGGCTAAGGCTTTCCAGGCCAGATAATGATGCTCTCCAGAATCGGTAATAACCCCGTCCAGTTCGAAAATAACAGCCTCAAGCTGCTTTGTAATTGAAAGGGACAACGGCTTCTTTGCAGTCAGCTGCACCAGATTTCCCTTATGCAGAATCTCAATCACATCACCTACTAATAGGGTATAGACGACTACCTTATCATCCACATAAATATCCAATAGCTGTCCACCGCTTGTTACTTTAAACCGATAGCTGTCCCATTGTGCCGGCAAGACAGGATTAAAGGATAGCATACCGCCACATAAGCGCATCCCACCAAAACCATTTACAATCGACAGCCAAGAACCCGCCATAGCAGCAGTGTGTAGCCCGTCCTTCACATTGCGGTTAATATCATCCAAGTCCATCCGTACCGTACGATCAAAATAGGAATAGGCCCCTGCTAAATCACCAATCTCAGCAGAAATAATACTGTGAATGCACGGAGACAAAGAAGAATCATGTGTCGTCAGCGGCTCATAGTAATTGTAATTGCGGATCTTGTCCGCCAAGCTAAACTGATCACCCAGCAGGAACATGGCCATCACCAAATCTGCCTGTTTGAGCACCTGATGACGGTAAATTACCAGCGGATGGTAATGGAGCAGTAGCGGATATTTATCCTCTGGCGTATGTTCGAAATCCCACTTCTTCTTAGTCAGAAAAGTATCATCCTGAGCATAGATGCCCAGCCCCTCATCAAAAGGGATATACATCTTCTCCGCTGCAAGTAGCCAATCACCTGGCTCTTTCTCAGTCAGACCAATCTTGCGCTTCAGACGTTCAAAATGCTCCGGATACTGCTTGCCTAGCAGTTTGGCTGTCTCATATGCATAATAGAGTTGATCTCGTACCATTAGATTAGTGTACGCATTATTGTTAACGATAGCTGTATACTCATCGGGACCCGTTACCGCATCAATACAGAACGCACCCTCCCTAGCCGGATTAAAATGACCCAGATCTACCCAAAAACGGGAGGTCTCGAATATAATCTCGGCTCCCTTCAGAACTAAAAACTCATCATCTCCAGTAGCCCGCACATACTGTTTAATGGCATAGGCAATATCCGCGTTAATATGCATTTGTGCTGTTCCTGCCGGAAAATAAGAAGAGTTCTCAGCGCCATCTATGGTACGCCAAGGATATAATGCTCCCCTCTGAGACATCACCGCTGCTCGCTCCCGCGCCTTATCTAACGTGGCATAACGAAATTCGAGTAGCTTCCGGCTAATCTCCGGCTGTGTGAATGTAAAGAAGGGGATCATGTACATCTCGGTATCCCAAAAATAGTGACCTTCGTATCCTTCTCCCGTCAGGCCCTTGGCCCCGATGTTCGTAACCCCGTCACGTCCTACGGATTGCAGCAATTGAAACGCATTAAAGCGGATACCCTGTTGAAGCGCAAGATCCCCCTGAATCTCCACATCAGTATGTGCCCAGAAATGATCCAAAAAAGCCCGTTGTTCTTGAACCAGAGCTTTAAACCCACCATTCTCCGCCAAGCTCAGCACTCCCAAGCACTTGCTTAACAGCTCATCTTCTATGTAATCCTTAGAGGTATGATATGAAATGTACTTGGTCAAGGAGATCCTTTCCCCCATCACCACCGGAACAATCCATTGCATGGATAATCGCTGACCTTCTAGCTGCACGGCCCTTTCATATCCAGAGCTACAATTCAGACTATGGCTCACCCCTGTTAGTAGCGCAAACCGGGTATGCCGAGTCCTATGCTTCATCCACAAAAAGTTCTGTTCGAGCTCATGACCGGTATCCACCAGCAGCAAACTAGGTTCTTTACTCCCCGAGCCCAGCCGGGGGTCATCCGTAACCCCCGGCCTTTGAATCTCACCATCGATCGATGAAGTGAGCATTAGGGGCCCTTCAAAATTCAAGGCCGTGACCTCGTAATCGATGGCGGCTAAATGTTTATGCTGCAAAGCCACCATCCGCCGAATGTTCAGCTCTACCCTGTGTCCGGCAGGAGATTCCCATTCTAACTGTCGATGTAGGATTCCATTTCGCATATCCAGCTGCCGTTCATACCGATGCACTTTTCCACTGTTTAACTGAAAGGCATGCCCCTCAATGCTCAGCTCAATAATCTTGGCGTCCGGCACGTTAAGCATAGCTTGATTGCGGGAAGGATAACCATAAGCTCCCTCTGGGTATACAATAGGCTCGGAATCAAAAAATCCATTCAAATAGTTCCCTGTTACAGATGAGCCCGAGTGGCCATGGTAGCCTTCCTCGAAATTACCGCGCATGCCAATATATCCATTACCAAGAGCAAATACACTTTCGCTTCTTTGATTGTTCTCTTCATTATAATTTTCTTCATCTAGGCTCCACTCCCGGTAAGGATATACTGCAGCTGGATGTACGTATGGTTTCATCTTCATCTCTCTAAGTCCCCCCCTGACACAGTTTTGTTCAGTTATAAGAAAGTATAAATTTGACGCTATACTTTAGCCTTGTAATTCCCGCGAAGGTGTTTTGCTTACGTTTCCACAATGTTCAAATCAGCCTTTTATCGATCCACCCATAAGTCCTCTGACGAAATACTTTTGCAGCAGGAAAAAAATAGCGAGCGGCATCAGCATGGAGATAAATGCAGCCGAGGTGAGTAAATGCCAGTCGTTGCCCCGTGAGCCTACTAAGTCGGCAATTTTCATCGACATGACCTGAACAGAAGGTTGATTGCCGATAAAAATCAGCGAGACTAAATAATCATTCCACACCCATAAGAATTGAAAGATTCCGATAGAAGCCAGTGCAGGCACAGATAACGGTAGTATCAATCTACTGAAAATAGTGAAATGGCTCGCCCCATCCATAAAAGCCGACTCAAACAAGTCCTTAGGTAGCTGACTGATAAAGTTATACATAAAGTACGTAACTAGCGGTAGCCCAAAAGCTGTATGCGCCAGCCAAATGCCCAAATAGCTTCCGTTCAGTCCAAGCGCGGTATAATCTTTAAGCACTGGAATAAGTGCCACTTGGATTGGAATAACGAGCATAGCGATAATGATGACAAAGAGTGTTCGCCGTCCAGGAAAACGCAGCCAAGCAAATGCATAAGCAGCAAAAGAAGCAATCAACACCGGAATAACCGTCGCCGGAACAGCAATCGTCAGTGTATTCCAGAAGGCTTGCGACAATCCGGTACCTTTTTGCACCGTTTCACTGCCATCAGCTTGCTTGAGCTTATATTCCTTACCCGAGAGCACATTATTATAGTTATCCAATGTGAGATCCGGTGTCATTTTCCAGCCTTGTTCCTGTTGATTTATGGTACGTGCTCTACGGTTCTCCCACATCAAACGACTGCCATCGGCCTTCACGCCTGCCTTCAGTTGATCATCGGTATAGGTTTTGCCGTTTACCTCAATCGGCTCCCGCAGATCCACATCCTTCGATAACTGAAGGGTCTCTCCAGCCTTCCACTCCTGATGGGGAAAAGCTTTCCACCATCCAGTCTGCAAAATATCGGCAGCCGGACGAAAGGAGGAAATAAACAGCCCCAGCGTCGGAAGTAGCCAAATGAAGCAAATCACACCCAG
This Paenibacillus sp. FSL R5-0345 DNA region includes the following protein-coding sequences:
- a CDS encoding carbohydrate ABC transporter permease, giving the protein MAGKKKRKGSKTIVNIVLGVICFIWLLPTLGLFISSFRPAADILQTGWWKAFPHQEWKAGETLQLSKDVDLREPIEVNGKTYTDDQLKAGVKADGSRLMWENRRARTINQQEQGWKMTPDLTLDNYNNVLSGKEYKLKQADGSETVQKGTGLSQAFWNTLTIAVPATVIPVLIASFAAYAFAWLRFPGRRTLFVIIIAMLVIPIQVALIPVLKDYTALGLNGSYLGIWLAHTAFGLPLVTYFMYNFISQLPKDLFESAFMDGASHFTIFSRLILPLSVPALASIGIFQFLWVWNDYLVSLIFIGNQPSVQVMSMKIADLVGSRGNDWHLLTSAAFISMLMPLAIFFLLQKYFVRGLMGGSIKG
- a CDS encoding aldo/keto reductase, whose product is MNFTRLGNSGLQVSTLGLGTNAFGKRADQETSIQIVHAALNHGINFIDTANIYAGTESERIIGLALEGRRHEAVLATKAGLVKHDGPNGSGSSRRHLMQELEDSLRRLQTDYVDLYQIHTFDPYTPLEETLRTLDDMVSSGKVRYIGASNYTAWQLMKAIGISEARSFAKYISIQCSYSLADRTPENELLSLCLDQGVGIIPYFPLAGGILTGKYTSSGSTPSGSRADTDPNFKRFLDHDRIELGQKVGQIAEELGTSSTALSLAWLMNRPAVSTVIVGATRVEQLEQNLQSTSIPLNEETVCKLDEASASFRFGEPFAFYRLP
- the pgmB gene encoding beta-phosphoglucomutase is translated as MKMKPYVHPAAVYPYREWSLDEENYNEENNQRSESVFALGNGYIGMRGNFEEGYHGHSGSSVTGNYLNGFFDSEPIVYPEGAYGYPSRNQAMLNVPDAKIIELSIEGHAFQLNSGKVHRYERQLDMRNGILHRQLEWESPAGHRVELNIRRMVALQHKHLAAIDYEVTALNFEGPLMLTSSIDGEIQRPGVTDDPRLGSGSKEPSLLLVDTGHELEQNFLWMKHRTRHTRFALLTGVSHSLNCSSGYERAVQLEGQRLSMQWIVPVVMGERISLTKYISYHTSKDYIEDELLSKCLGVLSLAENGGFKALVQEQRAFLDHFWAHTDVEIQGDLALQQGIRFNAFQLLQSVGRDGVTNIGAKGLTGEGYEGHYFWDTEMYMIPFFTFTQPEISRKLLEFRYATLDKARERAAVMSQRGALYPWRTIDGAENSSYFPAGTAQMHINADIAYAIKQYVRATGDDEFLVLKGAEIIFETSRFWVDLGHFNPAREGAFCIDAVTGPDEYTAIVNNNAYTNLMVRDQLYYAYETAKLLGKQYPEHFERLKRKIGLTEKEPGDWLLAAEKMYIPFDEGLGIYAQDDTFLTKKKWDFEHTPEDKYPLLLHYHPLVIYRHQVLKQADLVMAMFLLGDQFSLADKIRNYNYYEPLTTHDSSLSPCIHSIISAEIGDLAGAYSYFDRTVRMDLDDINRNVKDGLHTAAMAGSWLSIVNGFGGMRLCGGMLSFNPVLPAQWDSYRFKVTSGGQLLDIYVDDKVVVYTLLVGDVIEILHKGNLVQLTAKKPLSLSITKQLEAVIFELDGVITDSGEHHYLAWKALADELAISFDREKHVRLKGHSRMECLEILLEGSGLNLPQPVKGMLCNKKNEKYKQLIQQMTPDDLLPGIHSLLTSLKEKRIPVGLASTNENAMLILEHLKIGRLFQAIADPKNIRRGKPDPEIYLQVTEMLGISPDCCVGVEDTEEGIAAVKAAGLRSVGVGDMSMRDSAELWVPSTSELQVENLVQLFQ
- a CDS encoding aldehyde dehydrogenase, yielding MTPQTTASIQVMLEEHKDFFNRGVTKEVAFRLSQLQKLKDSIKRYESRIMAALHQDLGKSEFEAYATEIGFTLDSLGYMMKHLKRWSKPVKVRSPLHLFPAKSYILSEPYGTALIIGPFNYPFQLLIEPLIGAIAAGNCAVLKPSESTPAITAVIEQLIQETFEPQYIRVVQGEKETTNLLIHARFDYIFFTGSVPVGKIVMEAAAKNLVPVTLELGGKSPVIVDKSANLDIAAKRIVWGKLLNAGQTCIAPDYLLVQKDIANELITKIKHQITEFYGQNAQPNTDYGRIVNERQLQRLSDLIERDREKVVLGGTVISEERYIEPTLIYPAVWTDASMEDEIFGPILPILEYHQLDDAIRSINEHPKPLALYLFTEDKHVEQEVLSRVSFGGGCINDTISHVANTNLPFGGVGNSGIGSYHGKHSFEVFSHRKSIVKRGTRIDLGIVYPPYGNKVKLVRKVLK
- a CDS encoding LysR family transcriptional regulator, which produces MNNTQIRLFVKIAESGSFTKAGVELNMTQPAVSRAISSLEAELDVKLLLRDRRNGLMLTDIGKRILVIFREILMGFDKVNQEIYAERGLEKGSIRIGAFPVASAYFLPKIISSITARYPNITISLQEGSIAEVREWLESKEIDVGLLLAPCESFETIPLYREKLYAVIRDDHLLHKRSVIGVRELAGEPMLICKAGYEPPVVDLFRRSSSHLNVKYVVNNYATALNMVQEGLAVGVMSELSLLSLPPNVVTRELQPDAFRDIHIAVSSLTDTSIAVKMFVETALDLFAQE